The following coding sequences lie in one Candidatus Eremiobacterota bacterium genomic window:
- a CDS encoding alpha/beta fold hydrolase, translating into MIAAARLAGPQNAGAVGALPLLFVHGVGSTGAIWDYQLRALSDRRLCAAVELRGNGTQKPDPDPALITRDGYAGDVLAIADALRAPRFVVVGCSLGGVVAFELWRSARRRITGMVLLGTFARYPQGEEYARQVRAQALEIGDMRAFGELRAAKLGLPPQRLHETIEQYGCKTTECFMAATQATWTGDYRDLLSSIDVPTLVAYGEYDTIAPRALAEEIASGIRGSELTCIPAAGHVANADNPEAFNAILNDFVERNLTQELV; encoded by the coding sequence GTGATCGCCGCGGCTCGGCTCGCTGGTCCGCAGAACGCCGGTGCGGTCGGTGCTCTGCCATTGCTCTTCGTGCACGGCGTGGGCTCGACGGGGGCGATTTGGGACTACCAACTCCGGGCGTTGAGCGATCGGCGGCTCTGCGCAGCAGTCGAGTTGCGCGGAAACGGAACGCAGAAGCCCGATCCAGATCCTGCGCTCATTACGCGCGATGGCTATGCCGGCGACGTGCTGGCCATCGCCGACGCCCTGCGCGCGCCGCGCTTCGTCGTCGTCGGCTGCAGCTTGGGCGGTGTGGTGGCGTTCGAGCTTTGGCGAAGCGCTCGCCGGCGAATTACGGGGATGGTGCTGCTGGGAACGTTTGCCCGTTATCCGCAGGGAGAGGAGTACGCGCGGCAAGTCAGAGCGCAAGCCCTGGAAATCGGCGACATGCGCGCGTTCGGTGAGTTGCGCGCAGCTAAGCTCGGATTACCGCCGCAACGTCTGCATGAAACGATCGAGCAGTACGGCTGCAAAACAACCGAATGCTTCATGGCGGCAACGCAAGCGACGTGGACCGGCGATTATCGCGACCTATTGTCGAGTATCGACGTCCCGACGCTCGTCGCGTACGGCGAGTACGATACGATTGCGCCGCGCGCGCTAGCCGAGGAAATCGCGTCCGGAATTCGAGGCTCCGAGCTCACCTGTATACCCGCTGCCGGTCACGTCGCCAACGCCGACAATCCCGAAGCGTTCAACGCCATACTCAACGACTTCGTCGAGCGCAACCTGACCCAAGAGCTCGTCTAG
- the polX gene encoding DNA polymerase/3'-5' exonuclease PolX, translated as MLSNTEVAQKLLEIRTLMEMAGDSFYKYMAYEKAAASVENAPPLRDLVDAGEHFKLPGVGKSIGAAIEQLVRTGTTDQLDALHERFPPSLLEVLGVSGIGTKTAALLFTDYAIASLADLEAAIAGGRLAGVPRLGSKTIENWRRGILAYRGRQRRTPLPAARTIASEAMEYVRAGPPLERLLYAGSLRRCETTVGDIDLVCTSPNAAAVIAHFTTWARAQAVLAEGPTKASIWLPGGLQIDLRVLPDHLYGNLLQHFTGSREHNIKLREHAVRASLRVSENGILNLENGEVVTCTDETGVYAALGMQYIPPELRSGLDEIDLARAGAIPALVELTDLRGDFHMHTVWSDGDDTLEAMIAAAAARGYEYHAISDHSHGRGRLGMDPHKLLEQRAAIEDLGERHGIRTLCASEVDILPDGSLDFGDETLARLDLVIGSVHSATRQSREEMTARLVRACENPYVTIIGHPTGRRFDASPGYEFDCDAVFAAAARTGTALEIDGQAARLDLPAPLARKAKSFGVTLALDSDAHRTRDLAAVEFAIGQARRAGLTKADVLNAQPLEYVRAFVARKRAAA; from the coding sequence GTGCTTTCGAACACCGAGGTCGCGCAGAAGCTGCTGGAGATCCGTACGCTCATGGAGATGGCCGGAGACTCATTCTACAAATACATGGCCTACGAAAAGGCCGCCGCGTCCGTTGAAAATGCGCCGCCGCTTCGGGATCTGGTCGACGCGGGAGAACATTTCAAGCTTCCGGGTGTGGGCAAGTCGATCGGTGCGGCCATCGAGCAACTCGTGCGCACGGGCACGACCGATCAGCTCGATGCGCTTCACGAGCGCTTTCCCCCATCGCTGTTGGAAGTGCTCGGCGTGAGCGGAATAGGAACGAAGACTGCCGCTTTGCTCTTCACCGATTATGCAATCGCGTCGTTGGCGGATCTCGAGGCCGCAATCGCCGGCGGAAGGCTCGCCGGCGTCCCTCGATTGGGCAGTAAGACGATCGAAAACTGGCGTCGTGGAATTCTTGCGTATCGCGGACGCCAACGGCGCACCCCGTTGCCCGCCGCACGGACGATTGCGAGCGAGGCGATGGAGTACGTCCGTGCCGGGCCGCCGCTCGAACGATTACTCTACGCCGGAAGCCTTCGTCGCTGCGAAACCACCGTCGGCGACATCGATTTGGTCTGCACGTCGCCGAACGCCGCCGCCGTCATCGCACACTTCACGACGTGGGCGCGCGCGCAAGCCGTGCTGGCGGAAGGGCCAACCAAGGCGAGCATTTGGCTTCCCGGAGGCTTGCAGATCGATCTGCGCGTCTTGCCCGATCATCTGTACGGCAACCTTTTGCAGCACTTTACCGGTTCGCGCGAACACAACATCAAACTGCGCGAACACGCCGTGCGCGCCAGCCTGCGCGTCAGCGAAAACGGTATTCTCAATCTTGAGAACGGCGAGGTCGTCACCTGTACCGACGAGACCGGCGTCTATGCTGCCTTGGGGATGCAGTACATTCCCCCGGAACTTCGCAGCGGGCTCGATGAGATCGACCTCGCGCGCGCCGGCGCGATACCCGCGCTCGTCGAGCTGACCGATCTGCGCGGCGATTTTCACATGCACACGGTCTGGAGCGACGGCGACGATACGCTCGAGGCGATGATCGCGGCGGCCGCGGCCCGCGGCTACGAATATCACGCAATCAGCGATCATTCGCACGGGCGCGGGCGCCTCGGCATGGACCCCCACAAGCTGCTGGAGCAGCGAGCCGCCATCGAAGACTTAGGCGAGCGGCACGGGATTCGTACCTTGTGCGCCAGTGAAGTCGACATTCTGCCCGACGGCTCGCTCGACTTCGGCGACGAAACTCTGGCAAGGCTCGATCTGGTCATCGGGTCGGTGCATTCGGCGACCCGTCAGTCGCGCGAGGAGATGACGGCGCGCCTCGTTCGAGCCTGTGAGAACCCCTACGTAACGATCATCGGACATCCGACGGGCCGGCGGTTCGATGCTTCGCCGGGATACGAATTCGATTGCGACGCCGTTTTCGCGGCGGCCGCACGCACCGGAACCGCGCTCGAAATCGACGGCCAAGCCGCTCGTTTGGATCTGCCGGCGCCGCTCGCGCGTAAGGCGAAAAGTTTTGGCGTCACCTTGGCCCTCGATAGTGACGCCCATCGCACGCGCGATCTCGCGGCGGTCGAGTTCGCAATCGGTCAGGCTCGCCGCGCGGGGCTGACGAAAGCCGACGTGCTCAACGCGCAACCGCTGGAATACGTGCGCGCCTTCGTCGCGCGCAAGCGTGCGGCGGCGTGA
- a CDS encoding SDR family oxidoreductase, with protein sequence MDFGIRGRTALVAGASAGLGAAVAIALAREGVRVALAARNLERLEGVAAESKRCGAPDARAFALDLQDADSIAAMLDEVHRVFGDPEIVVLNGGGPKPGRFTEMTGADWDAAYRLLLRGMLLVLERVVAPMRERRWGRIVALTSTAVKQPIDALVLSNAFRTALVAALRTLAVEIAGDGVTVNCIATGRIETDRLRSLYGNDESKLLDAGRDVPIGRVATPDEFAPAVAFLCGEPARYITGQTISVDGGLVRGLFG encoded by the coding sequence GTGGACTTCGGTATCCGCGGACGAACGGCGCTCGTCGCCGGCGCAAGCGCCGGGCTCGGCGCCGCCGTCGCGATTGCGCTCGCCCGCGAAGGCGTGCGCGTGGCATTAGCCGCGCGCAATCTCGAGCGACTCGAAGGCGTCGCTGCGGAGTCCAAACGTTGCGGTGCGCCCGACGCGCGAGCATTTGCCCTCGATTTGCAAGATGCCGATTCCATCGCGGCGATGCTGGACGAAGTGCATCGCGTCTTCGGCGATCCCGAGATCGTCGTTCTCAACGGCGGCGGTCCCAAGCCTGGCCGATTTACCGAAATGACTGGCGCCGACTGGGACGCCGCGTATAGGTTGTTATTGCGCGGCATGCTGCTCGTTCTCGAACGCGTCGTTGCGCCGATGCGGGAGCGGCGCTGGGGACGCATCGTGGCGTTGACCTCGACGGCCGTGAAGCAGCCCATCGACGCGCTCGTACTCTCGAACGCATTTCGGACGGCGCTCGTCGCGGCATTGCGAACGCTTGCGGTTGAAATAGCCGGCGACGGCGTTACCGTTAACTGCATCGCGACGGGCCGCATCGAAACGGACCGGCTGCGCTCGCTCTACGGCAACGACGAGAGCAAGCTGCTCGATGCGGGTCGCGACGTACCGATCGGCCGCGTCGCGACGCCCGACGAATTCGCGCCAGCTGTTGCATTTTTGTGCGGCGAACCGGCGCGCTACATTACGGGCCAGACAATCTCAGTCGACGGCGGACTCGTCCGCGGACTCTTCGGTTAG
- the rpsO gene encoding 30S ribosomal protein S15: protein MPLTKEQKSEIAGKYGRGSNDTGSAEVQIAVLTASINQLTEHLKVHKKDHHSRRGLLLQVGQRRRLLNYLHAKDLERYRTLISQLGLRR, encoded by the coding sequence GTGCCCCTGACCAAAGAACAGAAGTCGGAGATCGCCGGCAAGTACGGACGCGGATCGAACGATACCGGATCGGCGGAAGTCCAGATCGCCGTGCTGACCGCTTCCATCAATCAGCTCACCGAGCATCTCAAGGTCCATAAAAAGGATCACCACAGCCGCCGGGGATTGTTGTTGCAAGTCGGCCAACGCCGGCGCTTGCTCAACTATCTGCACGCGAAGGATCTCGAGCGCTATCGCACCTTGATATCGCAGCTCGGCCTGCGCCGGTAA
- a CDS encoding transketolase family protein: MHLLDYRNGDELKQVPTRNGFGEGLIEAGARDRNILGICADLSESTRFEGFKKAHPQQYIEIGVSEQMLVAMAGGLASVGKVPWIASYAMFNPGRSWEQVRTIMALNETNVKIAGAHAGVSVGPDGATHQAIEDIAIMRVIPHMTVVVPCDAAQTKKATLAVSSRCGPTYLRFGREKSALFTTEETPFEIGKAQTFREGDDVAIVACGILVYNALVAADRLAREDGIECRVVNNHTVKPMDEAAIVEAAHRCGAIVTVEEHQQHAGMGSRVAEILVRRQPTPMEFVGVDDTFGQSGDPGELIEFYGMGVGAIEAAVRRAHGRKKR; the protein is encoded by the coding sequence ATGCACCTATTAGATTATCGTAACGGCGATGAGCTCAAACAAGTCCCAACGCGAAACGGCTTCGGAGAAGGACTAATCGAAGCGGGAGCGCGCGATCGCAACATCTTGGGGATCTGCGCCGACCTTTCAGAATCGACACGGTTCGAGGGCTTCAAGAAGGCTCATCCGCAGCAATATATCGAGATCGGTGTCTCCGAGCAGATGCTCGTCGCGATGGCGGGTGGTCTCGCATCGGTCGGCAAGGTGCCGTGGATTGCCAGCTACGCGATGTTCAATCCCGGCCGGTCGTGGGAGCAAGTGCGCACGATCATGGCGCTGAACGAGACGAACGTCAAGATCGCGGGCGCGCACGCGGGTGTCTCGGTCGGCCCCGACGGCGCGACGCATCAAGCGATCGAAGACATCGCGATCATGCGCGTCATTCCCCATATGACCGTCGTTGTGCCATGCGATGCGGCGCAGACGAAAAAAGCGACCCTTGCCGTTTCCTCGAGGTGCGGACCCACGTATCTACGCTTCGGCCGCGAGAAGTCGGCGCTGTTCACGACCGAGGAAACGCCGTTTGAAATCGGCAAGGCGCAGACGTTTCGCGAGGGCGACGACGTTGCAATCGTCGCGTGCGGTATCCTCGTCTACAACGCATTGGTTGCCGCAGACCGGCTCGCTCGCGAAGACGGCATCGAGTGCCGCGTGGTGAACAACCATACCGTCAAACCGATGGACGAAGCAGCCATCGTCGAAGCGGCGCATCGCTGCGGCGCGATCGTGACCGTCGAAGAACATCAACAGCACGCCGGAATGGGCTCGCGCGTTGCGGAGATCCTAGTGCGGCGGCAACCCACGCCGATGGAGTTCGTCGGCGTCGACGACACGTTTGGGCAATCCGGCGATCCCGGCGAGCTCATCGAGTTTTACGGCATGGGCGTCGGCGCGATCGAGGCGGCGGTGCGCCGCGCCCACGGCCGCAAGAAACGATAG
- a CDS encoding type 1 glutamine amidotransferase codes for MQGVEGKRVAALVGDGFEEIELAEPRRALEEGGAVVTIVGVDERARQRIRGKRGLDDGQSLRADELVGDCTAEDFDALLIPGGTSPDRIRTDAQVQRLVREFDTLKKPMFTIGHGPQVLISAQIVRGRQVTGVHSIADDIRNAGGLYRDQPTVTDSNWVSTRGSDDLVQFNRAMLEKLATATPAQIGS; via the coding sequence ATGCAAGGAGTTGAAGGCAAGCGCGTCGCCGCACTGGTCGGTGACGGATTCGAAGAGATCGAGCTGGCAGAACCTCGGCGGGCGCTCGAAGAGGGCGGTGCCGTCGTGACAATTGTCGGAGTCGACGAGCGTGCGCGTCAGCGCATTCGTGGCAAACGAGGTCTCGACGACGGTCAGAGCCTGCGCGCCGACGAGCTCGTTGGCGACTGCACTGCCGAAGATTTTGACGCGTTGCTCATTCCCGGGGGCACGTCACCGGATCGGATTCGAACCGACGCGCAGGTGCAGCGTTTGGTGCGCGAATTCGACACGCTGAAAAAACCGATGTTCACCATCGGGCATGGGCCGCAAGTCCTCATTTCCGCGCAGATCGTTCGCGGTCGTCAGGTCACCGGCGTTCATTCGATCGCCGACGATATTCGAAACGCCGGCGGCCTCTACCGCGATCAACCGACCGTCACCGATTCGAACTGGGTCTCGACGCGCGGTTCCGACGATCTCGTTCAGTTCAACCGCGCGATGCTCGAAAAGCTCGCGACCGCGACGCCCGCTCAAATCGGGTCGTAG
- a CDS encoding transketolase codes for MRTLAREGLRELKLKANDVRQGIIRSLLAAGSGHSAGPLDMSDVFTALYGHLMRHDPENPEWPERDRLLLSCGHIAPVRYSAMANFGYFPLDELTTLRKFGTRLQGHPERVRLPSVETTSGPLGEGLAQGVGMAYGAKLDGKKFRVWVVTSDAEHQCGLHWEAVLTGAKFGLDNLTAIVDRNFIQIDGSTEDVMPLEPLVDKYRAFNWEVLECDGNDMAEFVETAQRATAVVGKPQVIIAHTVPGKGVSFMEGDYTWHGKPPNAQQAERALLELAAQRDEILAHE; via the coding sequence ATGCGAACCCTTGCCCGTGAGGGCTTGAGAGAACTCAAGCTCAAGGCGAACGATGTGCGTCAAGGCATCATTCGTTCGCTACTGGCCGCGGGCTCGGGGCACTCCGCCGGGCCGCTCGACATGTCCGATGTCTTTACCGCGCTCTACGGTCATTTGATGCGTCACGATCCCGAAAATCCGGAGTGGCCCGAGCGCGACCGTCTGCTGCTCTCGTGCGGGCACATAGCGCCGGTGCGATATTCCGCGATGGCCAATTTCGGCTACTTTCCGCTCGACGAACTGACGACGTTGCGCAAGTTCGGCACGCGGCTTCAAGGTCACCCAGAACGCGTACGTCTGCCGTCGGTCGAAACGACGTCGGGCCCGCTGGGCGAAGGGCTTGCGCAAGGCGTGGGCATGGCGTATGGCGCCAAGCTGGATGGCAAGAAATTCCGCGTTTGGGTCGTGACGTCAGACGCGGAGCATCAGTGCGGTCTGCATTGGGAGGCGGTGCTGACCGGCGCCAAGTTCGGCCTCGACAATCTCACCGCGATCGTCGATCGTAATTTCATTCAGATCGACGGCAGCACGGAAGACGTGATGCCGCTCGAACCGCTCGTCGATAAGTATCGAGCTTTCAACTGGGAAGTCTTGGAGTGCGACGGCAACGACATGGCGGAATTCGTCGAAACGGCGCAGCGCGCGACGGCAGTCGTCGGCAAACCGCAAGTCATCATCGCGCATACCGTGCCGGGCAAGGGCGTCTCGTTCATGGAAGGCGACTATACCTGGCACGGAAAGCCGCCCAACGCGCAGCAAGCGGAGCGGGCATTGCTCGAGCTTGCGGCGCAGCGCGACGAGATCCTCGCTCATGAGTAG